In Gammaproteobacteria bacterium, the sequence CAAAATCAGCCTGTCGGCCAAAGCGCTGCTCTCCATCATCAATGACATTCTCGATTACTCCAAGGTTGAGGCGGGACGCCTCAAATTAGACGTTACGGCGTTTGAGTTGGTGCAAGTGCTAGAAAATATCGTTAGTCTTTTCAGTATTCGCGCCAATGAAAAGGGACTGCGCCTAACCGTGGAAGCCGCGCCCGATGTACCGAAACAACTCGTGGGCGACCCGTTACGGCTGGGGCAGGTGCTGATCAACCTCACGGGCAACGCAATCAAATTCACTGCGTCAGGGAGCGTGCGGGTTAAGGTGGAAAGCATTGAGGCCGAGCCAGGTTTTGCGACCCTGCGCTTTGCCGTCCAGGATACCGGTATCGGAATGAACGAAGAGCAAGTCAATCGCCTATTTCAGCCTTTCACTCAGGCCGACGCCTCCATCACGCGACGATTTGGTGGCACCGGCTTGGGCTTGGTCATTAGCCAGCGGCTGGTTGGGTTGATGGGCGGAAATATCGAGGTCGCCAGCATTCCTGGCCAAAGCAGCGAGTTCAGCTTTACGATTCGTCTGGCCATTTCCGCAGAGGTGCTGATTCCACATGCCTTTGCCACGGAACCCTCGACGGCGATCCAGGGTGCCCGAATATTGTTGGTCGAGGACAACGAGATCAATCAGCAAGTCGCTAGGGAAATCTTGGAACGATGGTGCTTCACGGTCGTCATCGCCGGAGATGGCGAGCAAGCGCTGGTGGCGTTAGAGAAATCCGCACCATTCGATCTCGTGCTCATGGATGTCCAAATGCCGGTGATGGATGGCCTAATAGCCACGCGCCAGATTCGTCAGGACGAACGCTTTCGTGATTTACCTGTGATTGCCATGACCGCCAATGTCATGGTCAGGGATCAGGCCGAGTGTTTTGAAGTGGGCATGAACGACCACGTTGCCAAACCCATTCTCCCCGAGCAGTTGCTCATGGTGCTGGAACGCTGGATTGTCCCTGGGGAACGTACCTGCGAGGTAGACGGACCTAAGTTCGGAGCTGACACCTTGCCTGACTATCTGCCCGGTTTTGATATTGAGCAGACGATCCAGCGCTTAAGCGGCAATCATGGTCTGTTGATGACTTTACTGAAACAGTTTGGCGAGCAATTCGCCACGGCCAGCGCGACGATTGCGGGTTTGATAGGTGAAGGTCAGCACGAGGAAGCGGCGCGATGGGTTCATAAACTTAAGGGCGCCGCCGGCAATCTTGGTGCGACCGAGGTGCATCGCCATGCCGAGTCATTGGAGCGGGAACTCAAGAGCGGTCAACCACTCGTCAGCCAGGAGGCGCTTAATCAGGCACTTGGTGTCGCACTGGCCGCTATTGCCACGTTGTCATCATCATCTGAATCCGCTGACGCACCCTGCGATTGGCCACGCGCTACAGCGCTGTTTCAGGAACTGCTAAGGCTGGTAGATAGTGGCGAGTTCATCCCCATCGAACTCGTCGTGGAACTCCAAAAGTCGCTACCCGATCTGGCCCTGCGAGACGATTTGGCACGTCTCATGGATCAAGTTGCCGCTCTGGATTACATAGCGGCGGTGGATACGCTCCATCATTTAATCTCTCTCAACCCCCATTTGTGAATAACTCCATGACCGAAAAACCTTTAATTTTGATTGTCGACGACACTCCAATTAACGTCCAGGTATTGGCCGAAGCGCTCCGAACGGACTACCGTATCCGGGTGGCCTCCGGCGGCCAGGCTGCCTTGGATAGTATCGCCAAATACGGCGTACCCGACTTAGTCTTGCTCGACATCATGATGCCGGGAATAAATGGCTATGAAGTCTGCCAGCAATTCAAAAGCGACCTAAGGACACAGAATATCCCAATCATTTTTGTTACCGCTAAGACCGACGTGGTGGATGAGGAATACGGTCTACGACTGGGTGCGGTGGACTACATCACCAAGCCCTTTCATTTGCCCATCGTGACTGCGCGCGTGCAAAACCAGATCAACCTCAAGCTCAAGAGCGACCTACTTGAGACCCTAGCTCTGATCGACGGCTTGACCAACCTCCCCAACCGACGACGTTTCGACGAGGCGCTGGAAATCGAGTGGAAGCGTGCTTGTCGGAGCGCTCTGCCATTGACATTGGTCATGCTCGACATCGATTTTTTCAAGGCCTACAACGACCATCAGAGGCATCGTACGGGTGACACTTGCCTGAAAAAGGTCGCGATGGCTTTGGCGGAGGCACTCAGTCGCTCCGCCGATCTTTTGGCGCGTTATGGCGGTGAGGAATTCGT encodes:
- a CDS encoding two-component system, sensor histidine kinase and response regulator — protein: MDSLHSRNFWQSLAGRLFKLVFGWYLALAISMTAGQLILEYISINRVIANDLHSLGQSFAPSVADALWALDRPLLKSMVRGITQSNIVTGVKVEANLYDIGMVMGQVPPPNDLGGLGIFPRYQYNITPLVVTTPKGTESLGRLAIYSDRRVVLHQVKNHFTIILINLMILIAGLWVIFYLVINKSLSRPLNQLTKVVSHFEFTEDQNQDSVPMDYIYPDELGQLIAAMYRMQERLAVAHRALEQANRDLEIKVADRTRELVASEAEQKRIAQHYRTLTETMKDVVWILDTETLYFTYISPSVLWLRGYSAEEIMAAPVYHALTPEDASFRINRMRSKIDAFVTGREASDRFYVEEVEQPCKDGQFIWTEVIMNYYRDADTGHVCLKGVTRDITQRKAQERALHEAKALAEAANRAKSEFLANMSHEIRTPMNAIIGLSSLALNLDLSSKLRDYLNKISLSAKALLSIINDILDYSKVEAGRLKLDVTAFELVQVLENIVSLFSIRANEKGLRLTVEAAPDVPKQLVGDPLRLGQVLINLTGNAIKFTASGSVRVKVESIEAEPGFATLRFAVQDTGIGMNEEQVNRLFQPFTQADASITRRFGGTGLGLVISQRLVGLMGGNIEVASIPGQSSEFSFTIRLAISAEVLIPHAFATEPSTAIQGARILLVEDNEINQQVAREILERWCFTVVIAGDGEQALVALEKSAPFDLVLMDVQMPVMDGLIATRQIRQDERFRDLPVIAMTANVMVRDQAECFEVGMNDHVAKPILPEQLLMVLERWIVPGERTCEVDGPKFGADTLPDYLPGFDIEQTIQRLSGNHGLLMTLLKQFGEQFATASATIAGLIGEGQHEEAARWVHKLKGAAGNLGATEVHRHAESLERELKSGQPLVSQEALNQALGVALAAIATLSSSSESADAPCDWPRATALFQELLRLVDSGEFIPIELVVELQKSLPDLALRDDLARLMDQVAALDYIAAVDTLHHLISLNPHL
- a CDS encoding two-component system, cell cycle response regulator: MTEKPLILIVDDTPINVQVLAEALRTDYRIRVASGGQAALDSIAKYGVPDLVLLDIMMPGINGYEVCQQFKSDLRTQNIPIIFVTAKTDVVDEEYGLRLGAVDYITKPFHLPIVTARVQNQINLKLKSDLLETLALIDGLTNLPNRRRFDEALEIEWKRACRSALPLTLVMLDIDFFKAYNDHQRHRTGDTCLKKVAMALAEALSRSADLLARYGGEEFVALLPETDVAGARLIAERFRANVESLLIPHPESKVSPWITISVGLASARPSGTEIAINLVESADKQLVVFQTWIWPVMFHNLDIFQTKTPNS